A stretch of Ipomoea triloba cultivar NCNSP0323 chromosome 11, ASM357664v1 DNA encodes these proteins:
- the LOC115997126 gene encoding uncharacterized protein LOC115997126, which produces MAFHVACPITCRKICYCPLGFPRGLQSESGKNEFLVEVARVEDFIKDPWLRKAKQGGTIQVKVPKLAPPAGLGDGDAEAVAAYAPAKRATLQKRAAAASLVGEDYAGRYDLAESLKETAGDEQGQSNIKVTCRLCFRGDNEGSERARKMLSCKSCDKKYHRNCLKTWAQHRDLFHWSSWTCPSCRICEGCRRTGDPNKFMFCKRCDAAFHCYCLQPPHKNASSGPYLCTKHTKCYSCGSSVPGNGLSVRWFLGYTCCDACGRLFVKGNYCPVCLKVYRDSESTPMVCCDICQRWVHCQCDGISDEKYMQFQVDGNLQYACPTCRGDCYQVRDLEDAVKELWRRRDEADKDLISSLRAAAGLPSQEEIFSISPFSDDEDSGPPVSKNSLKFSLKGIAEKSPKKGKEYGKKNSNKKQSKKKGEGHSNAVDIKSEDIQSYTNGDRDGFPSPIAGMEEGVCSINQAGVVKHKFIDEVTASNGNRTSRTVQIKGHTHQSFGGEDVGTQTTMSKTTKGPKLVIHLGGRNKNITGSPKSDASSCQKEQDGTTANGCEDSIDQTKDQKIRGKEGRLIKIKNVTPEVADATAKRGIKISVGRRNNEGAVRTATEVPATRGGSKLASTRHSGGDGPSSGDDFHEDRDNTRPATHSTQKDSRTLLKLKFKNPYSDGPSAWAPSTDDEKFLIKGQRSKRKRPPSFGEKASANAETQWPEDNSFDELMDANWILQKLGKDAIGKRVEVHEPSDNTWHRGKVTDFFEGTSVVAVALDDGKTKNLELGKQAIRFVPQKQKRK; this is translated from the exons ATGGCCTTTCACGTAGCTTGCCCAATTACCTG TCGGAAGATTTGCTACTGCCCGCTGGGGTTTCCGAGGGGGTTGCAGAGCGAGAGCGGCAAAAATGAGTTCTTGGTGGAGGTGGCTAGGGTTGAGGACTTCATTAAGGATCCTTGGTTGCGTAAAGCTAAGCAAGGCGGCACAATTCAGGTAAAAGTTCCCAAACTCGCGCCTCCGGCGGGTTTGGGCGACGGAGATGCGGAGGCGGTGGCCGCCTACGCGCCGGCCAAGCGCGCCACATTGCAGAAGAGAGCTGCGGCGGCGTCTTTGGTGGGCGAGGATTATGCTGGGCGATATGATTTAGCT GAGTCTTTGAAAGAGACTGCTGGAGACGAACAAGGCCAATCGAATATCAAAGTAACATGTAGGCTATGCTTTCGTGGTGACAATGAAGGAAGTGAAAGAGCGAGGAAGATGTTGTCTTGCAAAAGTTGTGACAAGAAGTATCACCGGAACTGCTTAAAAACTTGGGCGCAACATAGAG ATCTTTTTCATTGGAGTTCATGGACATGCCCCTCATGCCGAATTTGTGAG GGCTGCCGTAGAACTGGAGATCCGAATAAGTTCATGTTTTGCAAGAGATGTGATGCAGCATTTCACTGCTACTGTTTGCAGCCTCCTCACAAG AATGCTAGCAGCGGGCCTTATTTGTGCACAAAACATACTAAGTGTTACAGTTGTGGTTCTTCTGTTCCAGGAAATGGTCTCAGCGTAAG GTGGTTTCTCGGGTACACTTGCTGTGATGCGTGTGGAAGATTGTTTGTGAAAGGAAACTATTGTCCGGTTTGTTTAAAG GTTTATAGAGATTCTGAATCAACACCTATGGTTTGTTGTGATATTTGCCAGCGCTGGGTGCACTGCCAATGTGATGGGATCAG CGATGAGAAATACATGCAGTTTCAAGTAGATGGGAATCTGCAGTATGCTTGTCCAACGTGCCGTGGTGACTGTTATCAG GTTAGGGATCTCGAGGATGCTGTTAAAGAGCTCTGGAGGAGGAGAGATGAAGCGGACAAGGATTTGATTTCGAGTTTGAGGGCAGCCGCTGGATTGCCTAGTCAGGAAGAAATATTTTCGATTTCTCCTTTTTCTGATGATGAAGATAGCGGCCCTCCAGTGTCGAAGAACTCGTTAAAATTTTCTCTCAAAGGTATAGCTGAAAAATCCCCGAAGAAGGGCAAGGAATATGGGAAGAAAAATTCGAACAAGAAACAAAGTAAGAAAAAGGGGGAAGGGCATAGTAATGCGGTCGATATCAAGAGTGAAGATATACAGAGTTATACGAATGGAGATCGTGATGGTTTTCCTTCACCCATTGCGGGGATGGAGGAGGGCGTGTGCTCGATCAATCAGGCGGGGGTTGTAAAGCACAAATTTATTGACGAGGTTACCGCTAGCAACGGGAATAGAACGTCGAGAACAGTACAAATAAAAGGCCACACGCATCAAAGTTTTGGCGGTGAGGACGTTGGAACTCAGACAACCATGTCCAAGACGACCAAAGGACCGAAGCTCGTTATACATTTGGGTGGACGGAATAAAAATATTACCGGTTCTCCTAAATCTGATGCGTCAAGTTGTCAAAAAGAGCAAGACGGGACTACTGCAAACG GCTGTGAGGATTCAATTGACCAAACGAAAGATCAAAAGATTCGGGGAAAAGAGGGCCGGTTGATAAAGATCAAGAATGTTACTCCCGAAGTTGCTGATGCAACTGCCAAAAGAGGGATAAAAATTTCTGTTGGAAGAAGAAACAACGAGGGTGCTGTAAGGACTGCAACTGAAGTTCCCGCCACGAGAGGCGGCAGCAAACTGGCTTCAACGAGACACTCGGGGGGAGACGGGCCTAGTTCTGGCGATGATTTTCACGAAGATAGAGATAACACACGTCCTGCCACTCATTCCACGCAGAAGGACTCGAGAACACTGCTAAAACTCAAGTTCAAGAATCCTTATTCTGATGGCCCGAGTGCCTGGGCTCCTTCCACAGACGACGAGAAATTTTTGATCAAGGGTCAAAGATCGAAAAGAAAGAGACCGCCATCCTTTGGGGAGAAAGCGTCGGCCAATGCTGAGACGCAGTGGCCCGAAGACAATTCCTTCGACGAGCTAATGGACGCTAACTGGATACTGCAGAAGTTGGGGAAAGACGCGATTGGAAAGAGAGTCGAAGTCCACGAACCATCTGATAACACCTG GCACAGAGGAAAAGTAACCGATTTCTTTGAAGGCACATCAGTCGTTGCTGTCGCTCTCGATGATGGCAAGACCAAGAACTTAGAGCTGGGGAAGCAAGCAATTCGCTTCGTCCCACAGAAGCAAAAACGGAAATAG
- the LOC115997052 gene encoding uncharacterized protein LOC115997052 isoform X1: MMKSAGLCLFASLTPFHSVILKNYGRSSSNLFYGNSIKSKKLRAYHQKNELHTESVMGAERYLPPWFSVAPMMEWTDNHYRTLARLISKHAWLYTEMLAAETIVYQEGNLDRFLAFGPEQHPIVLQIGGNDLGNLAKATQLATPYGYDEINFNCGCPSPRVAGHGCFGVRLMLDPKFVAEAMSVIAANTNVPVSVKCRIGVDDHDSYNELCDFIYKVSSQSPTRHFIIHSRKALLNGISPAENRKIPPLKYEYFYALLRDFPDLQFTINGGINTINEINAARTEGAHGVMVGRGAYHNPWQILGNVDSAVYGAPRSDLTRRQVLEKYLIYGDSVLNMYGPRPSVRDIVKPLLGLFHSEPGNSLWKRKADAAFLHCTTIKSLFDETLVAIPDSVLDSPVAEMTTGSTDIFAKAKGILPMPYPVREDELMYA; this comes from the exons ATGATGAAATCTGCCGGGCTTTGTTTGTTTGCTTCCTTAACTCCTTTTCATTCTGTTATCCTAAAAAACTATGGCAGATCCtcatcaaatttattttatggaAATTCAATAAAGTCAAAGAAATTGCGCGCTTACCATCAAAAGAACGAACTGCATACAGAATCTGTAATGGGTGCAGAGCGCTATCTTCCTCCTTGGTTTAG TGTTGCTCCGATGATGGAATGGACAGATAATCACTACAGAACTTTGGCCCGGCTCATCTCAAAACACGCATGGCTCTATACCGAAATGCTTGCTGCAGAAACAATTGTGTATCAGGAGGGAAATTTG GACAGGTTCTTGGCATTTGGACCTGAGCAACACCCTATTGTGCTTCAAATTGGCGGAAATGACTTGGGAAATCTGGCAAAAGCAACACAACTAGCCACTCCTTACGGCTACGATGAGATCAACTTTAA TTGCGGGTGCCCGAGTCCCAGGGTAGCTGGACACGGGTGTTTTGGAGTCCGTCTCATGCTTGATCCAAAG TTTGTTGCTGAAGCTATGTCAGTTATTGCCGCCAATACCAATGTACCTGTGAGTGTTAAATGCAGAATAGGAGTTGATGACCATGATTCGTACAATGAACTCT GTGACTTTATTTACAAAGTTTCTTCACAGTCCCCAACTCGCCATTTCATTATACACTCCCGGAAAGCATTACTCAATGGAATAAGTCCAGCTGAAAATCGAAAAATTCCTCCCCTCAA ATATGAGTATTTCTATGCTCTCTTGCGTGATTTTCCTGACCTACAGTTTACAATAAATGGAGGCATAAATACCATTAATGAG ATAAATGCTGCACGGACGGAAGGTGCTCATGGGGTGATGGTAGGGCGTGGAGCATACCACAA TCCATGGCAGATTTTAGGAAATGTTGATAGTGCAGTGTACGGCGCACCTCGTAGTGATCTGACCCGGCGACAG GTTCTCGAAAAGTACCTGATTTATGGCGATTCAGTATTGAATATGTATGGACCGAGACCATCTGTTAGGGATATTGTCAAG CCTTTGCTCGGTTTGTTTCATTCGGAGCCTGGAAATAGTTTGTGGAAACGCAAAGCTGATGCTGCTTTCCTCCACTGCACT ACAATCAAATCCCTTTTTGATGAGACACTGGTGGCCATACCCGACTCCGTTTTGGACTCTCCCGTGGCTGAGATGACCACTGGCTCGACAGATATTTTTGCGAAGGCTAAGGGTATCCTGCCGATGCCATATCCTGTTAGAGAAGATGAACTAATGTATGCTTAG
- the LOC115997052 gene encoding uncharacterized protein LOC115997052 isoform X2 has protein sequence MGAERYLPPWFSVAPMMEWTDNHYRTLARLISKHAWLYTEMLAAETIVYQEGNLDRFLAFGPEQHPIVLQIGGNDLGNLAKATQLATPYGYDEINFNCGCPSPRVAGHGCFGVRLMLDPKFVAEAMSVIAANTNVPVSVKCRIGVDDHDSYNELCDFIYKVSSQSPTRHFIIHSRKALLNGISPAENRKIPPLKYEYFYALLRDFPDLQFTINGGINTINEINAARTEGAHGVMVGRGAYHNPWQILGNVDSAVYGAPRSDLTRRQVLEKYLIYGDSVLNMYGPRPSVRDIVKPLLGLFHSEPGNSLWKRKADAAFLHCTTIKSLFDETLVAIPDSVLDSPVAEMTTGSTDIFAKAKGILPMPYPVREDELMYA, from the exons ATGGGTGCAGAGCGCTATCTTCCTCCTTGGTTTAG TGTTGCTCCGATGATGGAATGGACAGATAATCACTACAGAACTTTGGCCCGGCTCATCTCAAAACACGCATGGCTCTATACCGAAATGCTTGCTGCAGAAACAATTGTGTATCAGGAGGGAAATTTG GACAGGTTCTTGGCATTTGGACCTGAGCAACACCCTATTGTGCTTCAAATTGGCGGAAATGACTTGGGAAATCTGGCAAAAGCAACACAACTAGCCACTCCTTACGGCTACGATGAGATCAACTTTAA TTGCGGGTGCCCGAGTCCCAGGGTAGCTGGACACGGGTGTTTTGGAGTCCGTCTCATGCTTGATCCAAAG TTTGTTGCTGAAGCTATGTCAGTTATTGCCGCCAATACCAATGTACCTGTGAGTGTTAAATGCAGAATAGGAGTTGATGACCATGATTCGTACAATGAACTCT GTGACTTTATTTACAAAGTTTCTTCACAGTCCCCAACTCGCCATTTCATTATACACTCCCGGAAAGCATTACTCAATGGAATAAGTCCAGCTGAAAATCGAAAAATTCCTCCCCTCAA ATATGAGTATTTCTATGCTCTCTTGCGTGATTTTCCTGACCTACAGTTTACAATAAATGGAGGCATAAATACCATTAATGAG ATAAATGCTGCACGGACGGAAGGTGCTCATGGGGTGATGGTAGGGCGTGGAGCATACCACAA TCCATGGCAGATTTTAGGAAATGTTGATAGTGCAGTGTACGGCGCACCTCGTAGTGATCTGACCCGGCGACAG GTTCTCGAAAAGTACCTGATTTATGGCGATTCAGTATTGAATATGTATGGACCGAGACCATCTGTTAGGGATATTGTCAAG CCTTTGCTCGGTTTGTTTCATTCGGAGCCTGGAAATAGTTTGTGGAAACGCAAAGCTGATGCTGCTTTCCTCCACTGCACT ACAATCAAATCCCTTTTTGATGAGACACTGGTGGCCATACCCGACTCCGTTTTGGACTCTCCCGTGGCTGAGATGACCACTGGCTCGACAGATATTTTTGCGAAGGCTAAGGGTATCCTGCCGATGCCATATCCTGTTAGAGAAGATGAACTAATGTATGCTTAG
- the LOC115997054 gene encoding polygalacturonase-like — MCVRAPLIIAFAISCFGCFCAATLPASDHHFPDPHTKFIINVDDFGTRGDGITDDSEAFENAWHKFCQTKQGVLLIPRRTYLLKPVFFSGPCNPNLKMKIRGTIKASRNKDVYKITERRNWILFRHLQHFRVDGGGVIDGNGEIWWKQSCNFLKREPCDNGQVPLAVSFENCSNLKVKNLRLKNSQKMHLTFNESRVIEVSKLKIEAPSNSPNTDGIHITMTKDIHIKNSVIRTGDDCISIVNRSMNVRVSGIVCGLGHGISIGSLGRLGNQETEYVSDVVVNRSRLIGTKNGVRIKTWQGGHGDANNIVFENILMQNVTNPIIIDQFYCEKSKVKPEPCPEQKEAVKISKVVYRNIRGTSAEDLAITFNCSKNVPCQGIVLDNVRLTSSGEAKNIKASCSQVEYITKGDVFPSCNYTDSIN; from the exons ATGTGTGTGAGAGCCCCATTGATCATAGCCTTTGCCATTTCATGCTTTGGTTGCTTCTGTGCTGCTACTCTTCCTGCTTCAGATCACCATTTCCCTGATCCTCACACCAAATTCATCATCAATGTGGACGATTTCGGCACCCGGGGCGATGGGATCACCGACGATTCTGAG GCGTTTGAAAATGCTTGGCACAAATTTTGCCAAACAAAACAGGGAGTTCTGTTGATTCCTAGGAGGACATATTTACTTAAACCAGTGTTCTTTTCTGGTCCCTGCAACCCAAACCTTAAAATGAAG ATAAGAGGAACAATTAAAGCTTCGAGGAACAAAGATGTTTATAAGATTACAGAGAGGCGAAACTGGATACTTTTCCGACACTTGCAACACTTCAGAGTTGATGGCGGTGGCGTCATAGATGGCAATGGCGAAATATGGTGGAAACAATCTTGCAATTTCTTGAAGAGAGAG CCTTGCGATAACGGTCAAGTACCACTT GCTGTCAGTTTTGAAAACTGCTCAAATTTGAAGGTGAAAAACTTACGATTAAAAAATTCACAGAAAATGCATCTTACTTTTAACGAATCTCGAGTTATTGAAGTTTCAAAATTGAAGATTGAAGCTCCAAGTAACAGCCCCAATACCGATGGGATTCATATAACAATGACCAAAGATATTCATATCAAGAATTCAGTCATTAGAACAG GAGATGATTGTATTTCAATAGTGAATCGATCCATGAATGTTAGAGTATCGGGAATAGTGTGTGGATTGGGACACGGAATAAG TATTGGGAGCTTAGGAAGACTAGGTAATCAAGAGACTGAATATGTATCTGACGTTGTAGTCAACAGATCAAGATTGATAGGAACAAAAAATGGGGTGAGAATAAAGACTTGGCAG GGTGGGCATGGAGATGCAAACAACATTGTGTTTGAAAACATACTAATGCAGAATGTGACAAATCCCATAATCATAGATCAATTCTACTGTGAGAAATCCAAAGTTAAACCTGAACCATGCCCCGAGCAG AAAGAAGCTGTGAAAATAAGCAAAGTGGTATACAGAAACATCAGAGGAACAAGTGCAGAAGATCTGGCAATAACATTCAACTGCAGCAAGAATGTTCCATGCCAAGGTATTGTGTTGGACAATGTAAGATTAACAAGTTCAGGAGAGGCAAAAAACATCAAAGCTTCATGTTCACAAGTTGAGTATATAACTAAAGGAGATGTTTTCCCCAGTTGTAACTACACAGACAGTATCAACTGA